In Astatotilapia calliptera unplaced genomic scaffold, fAstCal1.2 U_scaffold_1, whole genome shotgun sequence, one DNA window encodes the following:
- the LOC113017198 gene encoding uncharacterized protein LOC113017198, with amino-acid sequence MRLGVCRVVFSFFALLVMSFDMDDFAQRPSIEKLERCTKADLLVVANLFRVDVPLNAKKAEIKHCLVERLVDRGVFGGQKTSPSGSGSLETAVGAEAAGAVPKPSKGRMPSGAEAPVAIQSPVFDPAGQVGAGLVTEDLRLALRLKEVELAAKAKEVELMHLRIRAMELDRSRASDAAPVPRVMSCSLLSSENRRCQLIRMNITKEKRG; translated from the exons ATGCGGTTGGGTGTCTGCAgagttgtgttttcctttttcgcTTTGCTCGTGATGTCGTTTGACATGGATGATTTTGCGCAACGTCCCTCCATTGAAAAGTTGGAGCGGTGCACAAAAGCAGATTTGTTGGTAGTGGCTAACTTATTCAGGGTGGATGTTCCGTTGAATGCTAAGAAGGCGGAAATTAAACACTGTTTGGTGGAGAGACTGGTGGACAGGGGAGTGTTTGGGGGGCAGAAAACCTCGCCGAGTGGGTCTGGGAGTTTGGAGACGGCAGTGGGGGCGGAAGCTGCTGGGGCCGTCCCGAAGCCTTCCAAGGGGCGGATGCCGTCGGGGGCGGAAGCTCCTGTCGCCATTCAGTCTCCTGTATTTGACCCGGCTGGCCAGGTTGGGGCGGGTTTGGTGACGGAGGATCTCAGGCTTGCCCTTCGCTTGAAGGAGGTGGAGTTGGCGGCTAAGGCTAAGGAAGTCGAGCTCATGCATCTCCGCATTCGAGCTATGGAGCTTGATCGTTCTCGAGCGAGTGACGCTGCTCCCGTTCCT AGAGTGATGAGCTGCAGTCTGCTCAGCAGTGAGAACAGAAGATGTCAGCTGATACGGATGAATATCACCAAAGAGAAGAGAGGCTGA
- the LOC113017199 gene encoding putative butyrophilin subfamily 2 member A3, whose protein sequence is MGPGNSCRIDAVLFTGLIVLVSADQETITAKSGQDVTLPCRAPNNNGDIVEWSRTGPRDTFVFVLKNKKPNGDVQDPSFKNRVALQDKDMKDGNVSLILYNVTAADNGTYECRIIEAGTASYALISSITLSVVPPGQTGGHTED, encoded by the exons ATGGGTCCTGGGAACTCCTGCAGGATCGATGCGGTGCTCTTTACCGGCTTGATCGTGTTGGTATCTGCAG ACCAGGAAACCATCACAGCTAAATCTGGACAGGATGTCACTCTGccatgtcgagctccaaacaacaacGGTGACATTGTAGAGTGGAGCAGAACAGGCCCGAGAGATacgtttgtctttgtgttgaaAAACAAGAAGCCCAACGGAGATGTTCAGGACCCATCCTTTAAGAACCGTGTGGCTCTGCAGGACAAAGATATGAAGGATGGAAATGTGTCTTTGATTCTGTACAATGTCACGGCTGCTGATAATGGAACATATGAGTGTCGCATCATTGAGGCAGGAACAGCCTCATATGCCCTCATCAGCAGCATCACCCTGAGTGttgttcctccag gtcagacaggaggacacacagaggat